In Sulfurisphaera javensis, a single genomic region encodes these proteins:
- the cysS gene encoding cysteine--tRNA ligase, producing the protein MQVRIFNTMGKKLQPLETVEPQTVKMYVCGPTVYDYLHIGHGRTFVAFDAIVRYLKLRGYNVIRVQNITDIDDKIIKKAQETGKDWTEIVDFYTKDYLEALNQLKVEIDQHPRVTYHIKEIIDFIQKLIDKGHAYVAQSGSVYFDVDSFPSYGLLSGTKKEEWNQGEEFIKEKKNPYDFALWKAWKPGEPYWESPWGKGRPGWHIECSTMSMRYLGETFDIHGGGIDLVFPHHENERAQSEALLGKEWVKYWVHVSYLTIRKEKMSKSLGNIIPLNEALKKWGPATLRYWYLSSHYRSSLDFNEESLEQAKNALTRLKDSMSIIRSVIKEGPKYYSKDEDIQVQRSIIELVKGFHAAMSEDFDTAKALSYIHEIVSLVFSKVQYSRDFMSAMLALDALRQFNYVFGVMDEEFFPTYEMLNKVIDAVIEIRNQLRAKKMYDLSDQIRAILSAAGIKILDSKDKSTWRFE; encoded by the coding sequence ATGCAAGTTAGAATTTTCAATACAATGGGTAAGAAATTACAACCATTAGAAACTGTTGAGCCTCAGACAGTAAAAATGTACGTTTGTGGTCCTACAGTATATGATTATCTTCACATAGGTCATGGTAGAACCTTTGTCGCATTTGATGCTATAGTTAGATATTTAAAGCTTAGAGGATATAACGTAATTAGAGTTCAGAATATTACAGATATTGACGACAAAATTATAAAGAAAGCACAAGAAACTGGTAAAGATTGGACAGAAATAGTGGATTTTTATACTAAAGATTATTTAGAAGCATTAAATCAGTTAAAAGTCGAAATTGATCAACATCCAAGAGTAACTTATCACATAAAAGAAATTATAGATTTCATACAAAAATTAATAGATAAGGGGCATGCATATGTGGCTCAAAGTGGGAGTGTCTATTTTGATGTTGACTCCTTCCCTTCATATGGCTTACTTTCTGGAACAAAAAAAGAAGAATGGAATCAGGGAGAAGAATTTATAAAAGAAAAAAAGAATCCTTATGATTTTGCTCTATGGAAAGCATGGAAACCTGGAGAACCATATTGGGAATCCCCCTGGGGTAAAGGAAGGCCTGGATGGCATATAGAGTGTTCTACAATGTCAATGAGATATTTAGGTGAGACTTTTGACATACATGGAGGAGGAATTGACCTAGTATTTCCTCATCATGAAAATGAAAGGGCACAAAGTGAAGCGTTATTAGGTAAAGAATGGGTTAAATACTGGGTTCACGTATCATATTTAACTATAAGAAAGGAAAAAATGAGCAAGTCTTTAGGAAACATAATCCCATTAAATGAAGCGTTAAAGAAGTGGGGACCAGCAACTTTGCGATATTGGTATTTGTCTTCACATTATAGAAGTAGTCTCGATTTTAATGAAGAATCATTAGAACAAGCAAAGAATGCCTTAACAAGGTTAAAAGACTCAATGAGTATAATTAGAAGTGTAATCAAAGAAGGACCTAAATATTATTCAAAGGATGAAGATATTCAAGTCCAAAGAAGTATAATAGAATTAGTTAAAGGATTTCATGCTGCTATGAGTGAAGATTTTGATACAGCTAAGGCTTTATCATATATTCATGAGATTGTAAGTTTAGTTTTTTCAAAAGTTCAATACAGTAGAGACTTTATGTCAGCTATGCTTGCTCTTGATGCACTAAGGCAATTTAATTATGTATTTGGTGTTATGGACGAGGAGTTTTTCCCTACTTATGAGATGTTAAATAAAGTTATTGATGCAGTTATTGAAATTAGAAATCAATTAAGAGCAAAGAAAATGTATGATTTAAGTGATCAAATAAGAGCTATTTTATCTGCTGCTGGAATAAAAATCCTTGATAGTAAAGATAAATCTACATGGAGATTTGAGTAA
- a CDS encoding bifunctional phosphoglucose/phosphomannose isomerase, protein MNNPYEKWPDYFQEASNHDIPSIWKIEDLVYLGIGGSGIPGKILELLNLPVSYRLYRGYKVNVSEKSTVFAVSYSGNTTETIVALLSSLKKTKKIIVITSGGKIEEIANRNGLPIIKLPKGLQTRYVFPYIFTYLIKLLNEGLGTNYNINELSESVKESYSRMNEIGGLLASQIVGKIPIIYSSTYLPIAERFKQEINENAKYPAFYNELPEANHNEIELYSSSSDFYPIVLVSDKLDEETANLINAYKIYPPYSSVLKNIASLTLLAGLASVKLALLLGVTPERLNIIPKIREKTFKLFEGEINAS, encoded by the coding sequence GTGAATAATCCTTATGAAAAGTGGCCTGATTACTTTCAAGAGGCAAGTAATCATGATATACCTTCTATTTGGAAAATTGAGGATCTTGTATATTTAGGGATTGGAGGAAGTGGAATACCCGGTAAAATATTAGAACTTCTTAATCTTCCAGTAAGCTATCGCTTATATCGAGGATATAAGGTAAATGTTAGTGAGAAAAGTACAGTTTTTGCAGTAAGTTATTCTGGTAATACTACTGAAACAATTGTTGCTCTTTTATCTTCTCTAAAGAAAACTAAAAAGATAATTGTTATAACTTCTGGGGGTAAAATAGAGGAAATAGCTAACAGGAATGGTTTACCAATAATTAAGCTTCCTAAAGGTTTGCAAACTAGATATGTCTTTCCATATATCTTTACTTATTTAATAAAGTTGCTTAATGAAGGATTAGGAACTAACTATAACATAAATGAACTCTCAGAGAGTGTTAAAGAAAGCTATTCTAGAATGAATGAGATAGGAGGACTTCTAGCGTCACAAATAGTAGGGAAAATACCAATAATTTATTCATCTACTTATCTTCCAATTGCTGAAAGATTTAAACAAGAGATAAATGAAAATGCAAAATATCCTGCATTTTATAATGAATTGCCAGAAGCAAATCATAATGAGATAGAATTGTATTCTTCTTCGTCAGATTTTTATCCAATAGTTTTAGTCTCTGACAAACTTGATGAAGAAACTGCAAATCTAATTAATGCATACAAAATTTATCCACCTTATTCATCAGTGCTGAAAAACATAGCTAGTTTAACATTATTAGCCGGTTTAGCATCAGTTAAATTAGCTTTATTGTTAGGGGTTACCCCCGAAAGGCTAAATATCATTCCTAAAATTAGAGAGAAGACGTTTAAGTTATTTGAAGGTGAGATAAATGCAAGTTAG
- a CDS encoding NUDIX hydrolase produces the protein MEYPLVAVGGVILNQNKEILLVKRKNPPNKGSWAIPGGKVKFGETLEEAVKREIKEETNLEVEVKDLLAVIQIIKEGFHYVILDFICEVKNGILKPGSDAEDAKYFSFAELDKINSSPTTIDMLRKYFNGEKIPLMILEKVTQISM, from the coding sequence ATGGAATATCCTTTAGTTGCTGTAGGTGGAGTCATTTTAAATCAAAATAAAGAAATTTTATTGGTAAAAAGAAAAAATCCACCCAACAAGGGAAGCTGGGCAATCCCAGGAGGAAAAGTAAAATTTGGAGAGACCTTAGAAGAGGCTGTAAAGAGGGAAATTAAAGAAGAAACTAACCTTGAAGTAGAAGTTAAAGATTTATTAGCAGTAATTCAAATAATTAAGGAAGGCTTTCATTATGTTATATTAGACTTTATTTGTGAAGTTAAAAACGGTATTTTAAAACCAGGTAGCGATGCTGAGGATGCTAAGTATTTTAGTTTTGCTGAGCTAGATAAAATAAATTCTAGTCCTACTACTATCGATATGCTACGAAAATATTTTAATGGAGAAAAAATACCTTTAATGATCTTAGAGAAGGTTACTCAAATCTCCATGTAG
- a CDS encoding Glu/Leu/Phe/Val dehydrogenase → MQETLSSNLYDQQVKKLYHVGQILGLSQDVMQDLATPERVIQVKIEIKGNDGKVKTFIGWRSQHNSALGPYKGGVRYHPDVTQDEVIALSMMMTWKNSLLQLPYGGGKGGIRVDPSKLTKEELEALSRCYIDALYKYIGSDIDVPAPDVNTNPQIMAWYLDEYIKITGKADFAVFTGKPVELGGLPARIYSTGLGVATITKAAAKKFIGGIEGATVIIQGFGNVGSYTAQFLQEMGAKIIGVSDSKGGVIDPNGLDIKKLLEVKESTGSVINYPSGKKVTNDELLISECDILIPAALENVIHKFNAPKVKAKLIVEGANGPLTADADLIMKDRGIPVVPDILANAGGVVGSYVEWANNKMGEIMSEEEAKRLIIQRMENAFEGVYQKYNKLEDQDLRTAAMAISVERVVNAMKARGML, encoded by the coding sequence ATACAAGAAACTCTTTCTTCCAATCTTTATGATCAACAAGTTAAAAAGTTATATCATGTAGGTCAAATTCTTGGGTTATCACAAGATGTTATGCAAGATCTGGCAACACCAGAAAGAGTAATTCAAGTTAAGATTGAAATTAAAGGAAATGATGGCAAAGTAAAAACGTTTATTGGTTGGAGATCTCAACATAATAGTGCTTTAGGTCCTTATAAGGGTGGAGTGAGATATCATCCAGATGTTACACAAGACGAAGTAATCGCCTTATCAATGATGATGACCTGGAAGAATTCGCTATTACAATTACCTTATGGAGGGGGTAAGGGAGGAATAAGAGTAGATCCTTCTAAGTTAACAAAAGAAGAACTTGAAGCATTATCGAGGTGTTATATTGATGCCTTATACAAATATATTGGAAGTGACATAGATGTACCAGCGCCAGATGTAAATACTAATCCGCAAATTATGGCATGGTATCTCGATGAATATATAAAAATAACCGGAAAAGCCGATTTTGCTGTTTTCACTGGTAAACCAGTCGAATTAGGAGGATTACCAGCGAGAATTTACAGTACTGGACTAGGAGTAGCTACAATAACTAAAGCTGCTGCAAAGAAATTTATAGGTGGAATTGAAGGAGCTACTGTTATAATTCAAGGCTTTGGTAACGTTGGTAGTTATACAGCTCAATTTTTGCAAGAAATGGGAGCTAAAATAATTGGAGTTAGTGATTCAAAAGGAGGTGTAATAGATCCTAACGGCTTAGATATAAAGAAATTGCTAGAGGTAAAAGAGTCTACAGGATCTGTAATTAATTATCCTTCTGGCAAAAAAGTTACAAATGACGAACTTCTTATTTCGGAATGTGATATTCTGATACCAGCTGCCTTAGAAAACGTTATACATAAGTTTAATGCACCCAAGGTAAAGGCGAAGCTAATAGTCGAAGGAGCTAATGGTCCTCTTACTGCAGATGCTGATCTTATTATGAAAGATAGAGGGATACCAGTAGTTCCTGATATTTTAGCTAATGCTGGTGGTGTAGTAGGAAGTTACGTAGAATGGGCAAACAACAAAATGGGAGAGATAATGAGTGAAGAAGAAGCAAAGAGGTTAATCATTCAAAGAATGGAGAACGCTTTCGAAGGGGTATATCAGAAATATAATAAGCTAGAGGATCAAGATTTAAGAACAGCAGCTATGGCTATATCAGTTGAAAGAGTAGTTAATGCTATGAAAGCTAGAGGTATGTTATAA
- a CDS encoding FAD-dependent oxidoreductase — MDKLVVIGGGAAGMSASSRARKLKPDMEITVFEATKMVSHAPCGIPYFVEGLFNDENLFMTYTPQFFEEKRKINVKINTKVTEVDLDSRIVYAESKDGKIKAEYDYLVISTGSLPKKLSVEDGNDRIFYAHHPANAVELREKLWSLNNIAIIGGGILGVEMAEALTHLGKKVILIHRGKYLLNRTLDQELGNIITQRIMKDAEVRLDERVETIKNGGRLIITDRGKYEVDGTIVAVGVTPNVELVKDKIKLGETGAIKVDEHMRTNYREVYSAGDNTESIHIVTGKPYWVPFAPVANKMGYVAGSNIGGHEMKFPGVVNTQITKYKEFYIGRVGLQEDEAKRYGFKPIAATISGKTRARYYPDAKDIHIKIIADENSKKILGGQIVGGEEVLGRIDMLAAAIMKGFIIEDTFFIEMGYLPAISRVWDPVIVAIRQLMKDE; from the coding sequence ATGGATAAACTTGTAGTAATTGGTGGTGGAGCTGCTGGAATGAGTGCTTCCTCTAGAGCGAGGAAGCTTAAACCAGATATGGAAATTACAGTGTTCGAAGCAACTAAAATGGTAAGTCATGCACCATGTGGAATCCCTTATTTTGTTGAGGGCTTATTTAATGATGAAAATTTATTTATGACCTATACGCCTCAATTTTTTGAAGAAAAAAGAAAGATAAATGTAAAGATTAATACTAAAGTTACTGAGGTTGATTTGGATTCTAGGATAGTATACGCTGAATCTAAAGATGGTAAGATAAAAGCTGAATATGATTATTTAGTTATAAGCACTGGTTCTTTACCAAAAAAACTTTCAGTAGAAGACGGAAATGATAGAATATTTTATGCCCATCATCCAGCTAATGCAGTTGAGCTTAGGGAGAAATTATGGTCTTTAAATAATATTGCAATTATTGGTGGAGGTATACTTGGAGTAGAAATGGCCGAGGCTTTAACTCACTTAGGAAAGAAAGTAATTCTGATCCATAGAGGAAAATATTTGCTTAATAGGACTTTAGACCAAGAGTTAGGAAATATTATCACTCAAAGGATAATGAAAGATGCTGAAGTAAGGTTAGATGAAAGAGTGGAAACCATAAAGAATGGAGGAAGGTTAATAATAACTGATAGGGGTAAATATGAAGTTGATGGAACTATAGTTGCGGTTGGTGTAACGCCCAATGTTGAATTAGTAAAAGATAAGATAAAACTAGGGGAAACTGGAGCAATTAAAGTGGATGAACATATGCGGACAAATTATAGAGAGGTTTATTCTGCTGGGGATAATACGGAATCAATTCATATAGTTACCGGTAAACCATACTGGGTACCCTTTGCACCAGTAGCAAATAAAATGGGATATGTTGCTGGAAGCAATATTGGTGGTCATGAAATGAAATTCCCAGGTGTTGTAAATACACAAATAACAAAGTACAAAGAATTTTACATAGGAAGAGTTGGTCTTCAAGAAGATGAAGCAAAAAGATATGGATTTAAACCGATTGCAGCAACTATATCTGGGAAAACAAGAGCTAGATATTACCCAGATGCAAAAGATATTCATATAAAAATTATTGCTGACGAGAATAGCAAGAAAATATTAGGTGGGCAAATAGTTGGTGGAGAAGAAGTACTAGGCAGAATTGATATGTTAGCAGCTGCAATAATGAAAGGGTTCATAATTGAGGATACATTCTTTATAGAAATGGGTTACTTACCAGCAATAAGTAGAGTATGGGATCCTGTTATTGTTGCAATAAGACAATTAATGAAAGATGAATAA
- a CDS encoding DNA double-strand break repair nuclease NurA, producing MAENKGFFVLLDEIIQKYVRDYFNLLVSGNEEKINTEIQIGVKEKEIVTEVSPRKYNGSIYAIDGSSRSLISAGGIISISTLAISSHIYPIYGVYPSVFGLPSLPIKKPFIGLASTNPSKGKIEPFIYSSNPYVTSISLTGEPFLSTYEPERIETEIRSVLETEGLKITKDKGLTIIDGPLFPSYVYLPDKVKTILFKERTKIIDNNYIGIVKRLDKSNILVNALRNSQDFQNKYKISPSSFLSDEAFLYQLVRFNYNPPYPNLAVGPLIREVEKVRYYINYLIIPYHKYIPKFSILRIESLNKEAINLVASLPFSVDGIPKILSVADKTAKDLSSGILKYIIYSIDRLGIQESFKSKFEVYNLV from the coding sequence ATGGCTGAGAACAAGGGATTCTTTGTATTACTCGATGAGATCATTCAAAAATACGTAAGAGATTACTTTAATCTCCTTGTAAGTGGTAATGAAGAGAAAATTAATACTGAAATACAGATAGGCGTAAAAGAAAAAGAGATTGTAACTGAAGTTTCACCAAGAAAATATAACGGAAGCATTTACGCTATTGATGGAAGTAGTAGAAGCCTAATTTCAGCAGGTGGTATAATTAGTATTAGTACTTTAGCTATTTCTTCTCATATTTATCCTATTTATGGCGTTTATCCTTCCGTTTTCGGTTTACCTTCTTTACCAATAAAAAAACCTTTTATCGGACTCGCTTCCACTAATCCATCAAAAGGTAAAATAGAACCTTTCATATATTCTTCTAATCCTTATGTTACATCTATCTCGCTTACTGGAGAACCCTTTTTATCTACATATGAGCCTGAAAGAATCGAAACTGAGATAAGAAGTGTACTTGAAACTGAAGGATTAAAAATAACCAAAGATAAGGGACTTACGATCATTGATGGTCCCCTATTTCCTTCATACGTTTATTTGCCCGATAAAGTAAAAACTATATTATTCAAAGAAAGAACTAAAATAATAGACAATAACTATATAGGAATAGTTAAAAGATTAGATAAATCAAACATTCTAGTCAATGCATTAAGAAATAGCCAGGATTTTCAAAATAAATATAAAATTAGTCCGAGTAGCTTCCTATCAGATGAGGCTTTTTTATATCAATTAGTGAGATTTAATTATAATCCTCCTTATCCTAATTTAGCTGTAGGACCATTAATAAGAGAAGTAGAAAAAGTTAGGTATTACATAAATTACTTAATTATTCCTTATCATAAATATATTCCTAAATTTTCTATTTTAAGAATAGAATCCTTAAACAAAGAAGCTATAAATCTCGTGGCCTCTTTACCTTTTTCAGTAGATGGAATTCCTAAGATTTTGTCTGTAGCTGACAAAACAGCAAAAGATCTTTCTAGTGGAATTCTGAAGTACATTATTTATTCCATAGACAGGTTAGGAATTCAAGAAAGCTTCAAGAGTAAATTTGAGGTGTATAATCTTGTCTGA